CGCGCCGATGTCCATCCGCATGGGATCGGGCGTGAAGACGATGGCAAGCACGTTCTCCAGCACGATCAGGAGCCCGAGCGAGGAGATGAAGATGGTCGTCCGGAAGGCGCCGCGCTTCTCGAGCTGCTGGTAGAGCAGGAGGTCGATCAGCAAGCCCGTGGCGGCTGCCGCCAGGATGGCGGCGGCGACCGCCAGGATCAGCGGCAGGTGCAGGAGCTTCTGTCCGACGTAGGCGTAGTACGCGGCCAGCGCGAAGACCGCGCCGTGGGCCACGTGGAAGTGCAGCGTCGTGCCGTAGATCAGTCCCCAGCCGAGCGCGCAGAGGGCGTAGAGGCTGCCCACCACGAGCCCGGTGGCGAGGAGCTGGAGGACGAGGTCCATGGCCGTCCGCCCGTCGCGGCTACTGGCCGGCCTTGACGACCTTCTCGACCTCGATCTTGCCGTCCTTGAGCACACCCACCTCGATGTCCATCACGGCCCCGTGGTTGGGCTGGAAGACGAGCTTGCCCGAGATGGTGTCGAAGGCCTTGATGGACTCGATGGCGTTCTTGATCCCCTCGCCGTCGAGCCGGCCCGCGTTCTTCTTCATGGCCTCCTCGGCCGCCTTGGCGAAGATCTTCGTGGCGCTGTAGTACTGGACGGCGAAGAAGCCGGCGTCGGTATTGTACTTCTCCTTGAACTTCCGCGTGAAGGGCGAGTCGGGGTTGTAGGGCAGCCGGGTCGTCAGGAGGCCTTGGGTGCCCTTGGCCTTCATCACCTCGGGGATCTGCACCCACGAGGTCGCGGCCATCGGGATGGTGATGCCGAGCTCGCGCGCCTGGTCGGCGATGATGGCCACGTTGCGGCCATAGGAAGAGATGAACAGGAGGTCGCCGCCGACCGCCTTGAGCTTGGCCAGCTGCGCCCGGAAGTCGTTGCCGTCGAGGGCGACCTGCTCCTCCGAGAGCACCCGGCCGCCGCCCGCCGTGAAGCGCTCCCGGAAGGACTTGGCCGAGTTGCGCCCCGCCTCGTCGTTGGCCACGATCATCACGGCCGCCTTGAACTTCTTCTCCTTGGTCAGCCAGTCCGAGAGCACGCCGACCTCGTTCGAGACGACGGGGATGTTGTTGTAGAGGTACTCCTTGTTAGCCAGGTTGTCCGACTGGCCGCCCCCGTTCATCATCACCACCTTGTTCTGCACGCCGATCGGCTGGATGGCGAGGCTGATAGCCGAGTACGACGTCAGCGTGAAGGGCACCTTCTCCACCTCGACCAGGCGCCGCATGGCGTTGACGGCCTTGGAGGCGTCGGCGGCGTGGTCCTCGTAGACGACCTGGAGCTTGCGGCCTCCGACGCCGCCGGCGGCGTTGATCTCCTCGGTGGCCATCTCGGTGCCGCCCTTCATCCAGACGCCGTAGGAGGCGCCCGAGCCGGTGAGCGGGAGGATAGCCCCGATCTTGATGGGCGCCTGCTGCGCGTCGGCCGGCGCGGCCATCGCGAGCGCCATGAGAGGGACCAGCACGGATAGACGCTTCAGCATTGACGGAGCCTCCTTGTTCACATACGGGAACGTTGGGTCACGCGGGCAGCCGGAGCGTAGCGGCTGGGGCGTGGGAAGTCAACTCACGGACGCTCGAGGAACCCCTCGGTCATGTACAAGGCCTGAGTCGCCGACCATCTCTTCACCGGAAGGTTGTCTTCGCCTCCCGCTTGATGCACCATGGGTCCCACGCGGGACGCCATCATGACCAGGACCGGAGCCACCACGT
The DNA window shown above is from Candidatus Methylomirabilota bacterium and carries:
- a CDS encoding ABC transporter substrate-binding protein — protein: MLKRLSVLVPLMALAMAAPADAQQAPIKIGAILPLTGSGASYGVWMKGGTEMATEEINAAGGVGGRKLQVVYEDHAADASKAVNAMRRLVEVEKVPFTLTSYSAISLAIQPIGVQNKVVMMNGGGQSDNLANKEYLYNNIPVVSNEVGVLSDWLTKEKKFKAAVMIVANDEAGRNSAKSFRERFTAGGGRVLSEEQVALDGNDFRAQLAKLKAVGGDLLFISSYGRNVAIIADQARELGITIPMAATSWVQIPEVMKAKGTQGLLTTRLPYNPDSPFTRKFKEKYNTDAGFFAVQYYSATKIFAKAAEEAMKKNAGRLDGEGIKNAIESIKAFDTISGKLVFQPNHGAVMDIEVGVLKDGKIEVEKVVKAGQ